One Synechococcus sp. JA-2-3B'a(2-13) genomic window carries:
- a CDS encoding leishmanolysin-related zinc metalloendopeptidase, producing MAVLLVLVLKACGGSGGSSSVSVIPTPIPTVIPTSTPTVVLTPTPTVIPAPLPSPTTAPVSQFTIDVRFPDNSLTPTQQSIIRNAALRWQQIIVGDQPDLPPTTIRADECDRGFPSTPLNFPIDDLLVEVRARNLGDERILGGAAPCFVRASNGLPFYSVVLFNSQNLSALEERGDLPITALHELGHALGFLPIVWDPKGLTVGLVGRDQPTPPGYDPRFIGPRAVSAFTRLGGNAPSVPLENQFGEGSRDSHWRESVLGRELMTSRIDRGVANPLSILTVEAMADIGYDVNPAAADGFALGRSRGIPQPLELQELELILPLQQFDAEGRRVGDP from the coding sequence GTGGCTGTGCTTCTGGTACTGGTGCTCAAGGCCTGCGGGGGAAGTGGTGGCTCCTCTTCTGTGAGTGTCATTCCCACTCCCATTCCAACCGTCATTCCCACTTCTACTCCAACTGTCGTTCTCACCCCTACTCCGACTGTCATTCCTGCCCCTTTGCCCTCGCCAACGACTGCCCCTGTTTCCCAGTTCACCATTGACGTTCGCTTTCCCGACAACAGTCTCACTCCTACCCAGCAGTCGATCATCCGCAATGCCGCTCTGCGCTGGCAACAGATCATCGTTGGTGACCAGCCGGATCTGCCCCCCACCACCATTCGGGCCGACGAATGCGATCGAGGGTTTCCCAGCACGCCACTCAATTTCCCCATCGACGATCTGTTGGTGGAGGTGCGGGCCAGAAATCTCGGCGACGAGCGAATTTTGGGGGGAGCTGCTCCCTGTTTTGTACGGGCCTCTAATGGTCTGCCTTTTTACTCCGTAGTTCTGTTCAACAGTCAAAATCTATCTGCCCTGGAAGAACGAGGGGATCTGCCCATTACCGCCCTGCACGAGTTGGGCCATGCCTTGGGCTTCTTGCCCATCGTCTGGGATCCCAAGGGGCTAACGGTGGGCTTGGTGGGACGGGATCAGCCTACGCCCCCTGGCTACGATCCCCGCTTTATCGGCCCTAGGGCAGTCAGCGCCTTCACTAGGCTGGGAGGAAACGCGCCCTCTGTGCCCTTGGAGAACCAGTTTGGGGAGGGATCCCGAGATTCCCATTGGCGGGAGAGCGTCTTGGGCCGCGAGCTGATGACCAGCCGCATCGACCGGGGGGTAGCCAACCCCTTAAGCATTCTCACCGTCGAAGCAATGGCAGATATCGGCTATGACGTGAACCCGGCAGCGGCGGATGGCTTTGCTTTGGGGCGCAGTAGAGGGATCCCTCAGCCTTTGGAACTGCAGGAGCTGGAGTTGATCCTGCCCCTACAGCAATTTGACGCCGAGGGCAGGCGGGTGGGGGATCCCTGA
- a CDS encoding DMT family transporter — protein sequence MPRDPWRAYAYLAAAILGWATAASAFKFGLRYLSPTVLLIFSAFSSCLILGIVLVVTGRAGFLGKQRGSQIRLSALQGLLNPFGYYGVLFQAYDRLSAQAAMALNYTWPLVLALLAVPLLGERFRWRLVLALGVSLLGVVLVATGGSWGTLQVEDPWGVLLAVGSSGLWALYWLLNVRDGRDAVLKLFMGFLFGSLYGLLLLPFQEVSWTVAGLGWAAYIGLAEMGLTFVFWLRALELAGHRGSLANWVYVTPFLSLGLIAVLLGETIALGSVVGLGLILASNLWGSHREKPPADPVLS from the coding sequence ATGCCTAGGGATCCCTGGCGAGCCTATGCTTACCTGGCGGCGGCCATCTTGGGCTGGGCTACGGCTGCCAGCGCTTTTAAGTTTGGGTTGCGGTACCTGTCGCCGACGGTTCTGCTGATTTTTTCGGCCTTTAGCTCTTGCCTGATCCTGGGGATCGTTTTGGTGGTTACAGGGCGGGCAGGGTTCCTCGGCAAGCAGAGGGGATCCCAAATCCGCCTGTCGGCCCTTCAGGGGCTGCTCAACCCCTTCGGCTACTATGGGGTGTTGTTCCAGGCTTATGACCGTCTGTCGGCTCAGGCGGCGATGGCTCTGAATTACACTTGGCCGCTGGTGCTGGCTCTTCTGGCGGTGCCGCTGCTGGGAGAGCGCTTCCGTTGGCGGCTGGTGTTGGCCTTGGGGGTGAGCCTGCTGGGGGTGGTGCTGGTGGCTACGGGGGGATCCTGGGGCACCTTGCAGGTGGAGGATCCCTGGGGGGTGCTGCTGGCGGTGGGCAGCTCTGGACTCTGGGCGCTCTATTGGCTACTCAATGTGCGGGATGGGCGAGATGCGGTGCTGAAGCTGTTTATGGGGTTTCTCTTCGGCAGCCTCTATGGCCTGCTACTGCTGCCGTTTCAGGAGGTCTCTTGGACAGTTGCGGGGCTGGGTTGGGCAGCTTACATTGGTCTGGCGGAGATGGGCTTAACTTTTGTGTTTTGGCTGCGGGCTTTGGAGTTGGCGGGCCACCGGGGATCCCTGGCCAACTGGGTGTATGTGACGCCCTTTTTGTCGTTGGGGTTGATTGCGGTGCTGTTGGGCGAGACGATTGCGCTGGGATCTGTGGTGGGCCTGGGCTTGATCTTGGCGAGTAACTTGTGGGGATCCCATAGGGAAAAGCCCCCCGCGGATCCTGTTCTGTCCTGA
- a CDS encoding HU family DNA-binding protein — protein sequence MASPPHLTRRLLARQMAAQVDGLTVEMAAAALEAMLDSISQCLAQGGSVRLARFGTFSLRHRPARQTYHPRTKAPVHIPAADVPHFVPSPELGRPAGVRVSKSESAGSV from the coding sequence GTGGCTTCTCCTCCTCATTTGACTCGCCGTTTGCTGGCCCGCCAGATGGCCGCGCAGGTGGATGGCCTGACCGTGGAAATGGCTGCTGCTGCTCTGGAGGCTATGCTGGACAGCATTAGCCAATGCCTGGCCCAGGGGGGATCCGTGCGGCTGGCTCGCTTTGGCACGTTCTCGCTGCGCCATCGTCCCGCCCGGCAAACCTATCATCCGCGCACCAAGGCCCCTGTTCACATCCCGGCTGCCGATGTGCCTCATTTTGTTCCCAGCCCTGAGCTGGGGCGTCCAGCTGGGGTTCGGGTGTCCAAGTCTGAGTCCGCGGGATCCGTGTAG
- a CDS encoding DASH family cryptochrome, whose translation MTVLLWFRTDLRLLDHQPLTRACQQGSPLIPLYCLDPRQFGETSLGLRPRTSPFRGQFLLESLADLRQQLRSRGSDLVIRQGQPEQVIPTLAQEWGVEAVYAHEEVGTEEKEVAAAVERALRSLGIRLQVDWGHTLYHPEDLPFCLSQLPELFTRFRKQVEGSTPIRDPLPIPSIPPLPSGLDPGPLPTLASLGLSSPARDPRARFTYTGGSTAAHARLQTYFWDLDRLRIYKETRNGMLDPDDSSRLSAWLALGCISPRTVYAEVKRYEQERVRNESTYWLVFELLWRDYFRFILAKHGAKLFRPSGIQGIPIPWQQDWPRFQAWCRGETGYPLVDANMRELAATGFMSNRGRQNVASFLTKNLGIDWRMGAEWFESLLIDYDVASNYGNWNYTAGVGNDARGFRYFHIPKQSREYDPKGDYLRHWLPELAGIPGDKIHEPYRLTAAEQKQFGVRLGVDYPRPLVDLEKSLAANRRVYEAALACR comes from the coding sequence ATGACTGTACTGCTGTGGTTTCGCACCGACTTGCGCCTGCTGGATCACCAGCCGCTGACGCGGGCCTGCCAACAGGGATCCCCTTTGATCCCCTTGTATTGCTTGGATCCCCGCCAGTTCGGCGAGACTTCCCTTGGGCTCCGCCCCAGAACCAGCCCTTTCCGCGGTCAGTTTTTGCTGGAGAGTTTGGCAGATCTGCGGCAGCAGTTGCGGTCGCGCGGCTCGGATTTGGTGATCCGCCAGGGACAGCCAGAACAGGTGATCCCCACCTTGGCACAGGAGTGGGGGGTCGAGGCGGTCTATGCCCATGAAGAGGTGGGCACCGAGGAGAAGGAGGTGGCGGCTGCTGTTGAGCGGGCTTTGCGGTCTCTGGGGATCCGGCTGCAGGTCGATTGGGGCCATACCCTCTATCACCCTGAGGATCTCCCCTTTTGTCTCTCGCAACTGCCGGAGCTGTTCACCCGCTTTCGAAAGCAAGTCGAGGGAAGCACCCCCATCCGGGATCCCTTGCCCATTCCCTCGATCCCCCCCCTGCCATCGGGTTTGGATCCCGGCCCTCTGCCCACCCTGGCCTCGCTGGGGCTATCTTCACCTGCTAGGGATCCACGGGCCCGCTTCACCTACACCGGCGGCAGCACTGCTGCCCATGCCCGCCTGCAAACCTACTTTTGGGATCTGGATCGGCTGCGCATCTACAAAGAAACCCGCAACGGCATGTTGGATCCCGACGATAGCTCCCGGCTTTCTGCTTGGTTGGCCCTGGGCTGCATCTCCCCTCGCACCGTCTATGCCGAGGTCAAGCGTTACGAGCAGGAGCGGGTGCGCAATGAGTCCACCTACTGGCTGGTGTTTGAGCTGCTGTGGCGGGATTATTTTCGCTTTATCTTGGCCAAGCACGGCGCCAAACTGTTCCGTCCTTCTGGGATCCAAGGGATCCCCATCCCTTGGCAGCAGGATTGGCCGCGCTTTCAGGCTTGGTGTCGGGGTGAGACGGGCTACCCCTTGGTGGATGCCAACATGCGGGAGCTGGCGGCTACCGGATTTATGTCCAACCGGGGACGGCAGAATGTGGCCAGCTTTTTGACCAAGAACCTGGGCATCGACTGGCGCATGGGCGCTGAGTGGTTTGAGTCGTTGCTCATCGACTACGACGTGGCCAGCAACTACGGCAATTGGAACTACACCGCCGGCGTAGGGAATGATGCCCGTGGCTTCCGCTACTTCCACATCCCCAAACAATCTCGCGAGTACGATCCCAAAGGAGACTATCTGCGCCACTGGTTGCCGGAATTGGCCGGGATCCCGGGGGATAAAATCCACGAGCCCTATCGCCTCACTGCTGCCGAGCAGAAGCAATTTGGAGTCCGATTGGGGGTGGACTACCCTCGCCCACTGGTGGATTTGGAGAAGTCTCTCGCGGCCAACCGACGGGTTTACGAAGCTGCCCTGGCCTGCCGATAG
- a CDS encoding transketolase: MTLAQEATAQVPAFCEGIQYFGDPWPEFDRLGQAPAVDAGTGKLRDPGSRMAAYQTLLYADALRYLTLQMTASKASGHPGGFASQAEAYAALVYLGQKNIPTEVGHHAPGFYAAMFLDGSLAEMGIHTVSDLRARFREREGLLGHLSGYIPGLLAPAGPLGQGQHFAMAGALLYPDRLFPVTIGDGGLGEPYVMSSMIHFHTAFPQRTNFLPVLVWNGYSQEHHSMISTASNAQMAEYWRGNGFEEVVLVDAKDFDDAQQPGPYVDSTQFSLEARLAFAQRVLIEMERAIQSALSGQLTVFILKQLKGAGVHAKGSKSHNLYGHHTLDHPDIVAALRARALHPAAWALVRQNCQRAAGGPAAKVAVTEFVRPLPPLGSLNLTEFPLGDKQVSTTAIGSLVVQVGQKDPDFLVANADGNEASGIANVNQGLKVIHPTVDPLYNQQPQGQVYEPLSEDACAGLTAGLALFGGRSLWCSYESFAVNGLPIWQTVTQAMAELRRPTPSAIALFTAGALEQGRNGWTHQRPEIEAYLAAMMRNGNIFPLFPPDANCAQAAYEWALSTCNKGIPIIASKTPLPIRTTLEQARQAVEQGCTVLQELPGSRTVVFAVVGDMILLPVFEAAEQLQAQGIGCKIVSVINPRRLYRPGDVAWSTCAQPDGEFMSDQEFAAWFAGEALIGVTGGSSLMLEPLMLRYAGPRDFFAWKRGETTATPAELMDYNGLTAQALAERAKQLLC, encoded by the coding sequence ATGACACTGGCTCAGGAGGCAACTGCCCAAGTCCCCGCCTTTTGCGAAGGGATCCAGTACTTCGGGGATCCCTGGCCGGAATTTGACCGCCTGGGCCAGGCCCCTGCAGTGGATGCCGGCACCGGGAAACTGAGGGATCCCGGCAGTCGTATGGCCGCCTACCAAACCTTGCTCTATGCCGATGCCTTGCGCTACCTCACCCTGCAAATGACCGCCAGCAAAGCCTCAGGCCACCCAGGGGGATTTGCCAGCCAAGCAGAAGCCTATGCCGCTCTGGTGTACCTGGGCCAGAAGAACATCCCCACCGAAGTCGGGCACCACGCGCCGGGCTTTTACGCGGCCATGTTTTTGGATGGATCCCTGGCCGAGATGGGCATCCACACCGTCTCCGACCTACGGGCCCGTTTTCGAGAGCGGGAAGGGCTGTTGGGTCACCTATCCGGCTACATTCCCGGGCTGCTGGCACCGGCTGGGCCGCTGGGGCAAGGACAACACTTTGCCATGGCAGGAGCCCTGCTCTATCCAGATCGCCTCTTCCCGGTCACGATTGGGGATGGCGGCCTGGGGGAGCCCTATGTGATGAGCTCCATGATTCACTTCCACACGGCTTTCCCGCAGCGCACCAACTTCCTGCCGGTGCTGGTCTGGAACGGCTACAGCCAAGAGCACCACAGCATGATCTCCACCGCCAGCAACGCCCAGATGGCCGAGTATTGGCGGGGCAACGGCTTTGAGGAAGTGGTGTTGGTGGATGCCAAGGACTTCGACGATGCCCAGCAGCCCGGCCCCTATGTCGATAGCACTCAGTTTTCCCTAGAAGCCCGCCTTGCCTTTGCCCAAAGGGTGCTGATCGAAATGGAGCGAGCCATCCAATCAGCCCTGAGCGGACAACTGACCGTTTTCATCCTCAAACAACTGAAGGGGGCTGGGGTACATGCCAAGGGATCCAAGTCCCACAACCTCTACGGCCACCACACTCTGGATCACCCGGACATTGTGGCGGCTCTGCGGGCGCGGGCCTTACATCCGGCAGCTTGGGCCCTGGTGCGACAAAACTGCCAACGGGCAGCCGGGGGGCCAGCCGCCAAGGTGGCGGTTACAGAGTTCGTTCGGCCTTTGCCGCCTTTGGGATCCCTGAACCTGACGGAGTTTCCCCTAGGGGACAAGCAGGTTTCCACCACGGCCATCGGATCCCTCGTGGTGCAGGTGGGGCAGAAAGATCCCGACTTTTTGGTGGCCAATGCCGACGGCAACGAAGCTTCCGGCATTGCCAATGTGAACCAAGGTCTCAAGGTGATTCACCCCACGGTGGATCCCCTCTACAACCAACAGCCCCAAGGCCAGGTCTACGAACCCCTGAGCGAAGATGCCTGCGCGGGGCTAACGGCGGGCCTAGCCCTCTTCGGCGGACGCTCCCTGTGGTGCTCCTACGAGTCCTTTGCCGTCAACGGCCTACCCATCTGGCAGACGGTAACCCAAGCCATGGCGGAGCTGCGCCGGCCCACCCCCTCGGCCATTGCCCTCTTCACTGCCGGCGCTTTGGAACAGGGGCGCAACGGCTGGACCCACCAACGCCCGGAAATTGAAGCCTACCTGGCAGCTATGATGCGCAACGGCAACATCTTTCCCCTCTTCCCGCCGGATGCCAACTGTGCCCAAGCTGCCTACGAATGGGCCCTATCCACCTGCAACAAAGGGATCCCTATCATCGCCAGCAAAACTCCCCTACCCATCCGCACCACCCTAGAACAAGCTCGCCAAGCAGTAGAGCAAGGCTGCACCGTCCTTCAGGAACTTCCTGGATCCCGCACCGTCGTCTTTGCCGTGGTGGGGGATATGATTCTCCTGCCCGTGTTCGAGGCGGCTGAGCAGCTCCAAGCCCAAGGGATCGGCTGCAAGATCGTCTCGGTAATTAACCCCCGCCGTCTGTATCGCCCCGGCGACGTGGCTTGGTCCACCTGTGCTCAGCCAGATGGGGAATTCATGTCCGACCAAGAATTTGCCGCTTGGTTTGCCGGCGAGGCCCTCATCGGCGTAACAGGCGGATCTAGCCTGATGCTCGAACCCTTGATGTTGCGCTATGCCGGCCCGCGGGATTTCTTCGCTTGGAAACGCGGCGAAACCACCGCCACCCCCGCCGAATTGATGGACTACAACGGCCTGACAGCCCAAGCACTAGCAGAACGAGCCAAGCAACTGCTATGCTGA
- a CDS encoding restriction endonuclease, giving the protein MAVPDYQSLMLPLLQFAARKETEISTSEAVEVLAKELGLTEDDLREMLPSGVQPTFVNRVGWAATYMKKAGLLETTRRGFYQITDRGRDLLEKQPKTINVELLRQYPEFREFEGPKDTRSSNKASKQKALSETSAATPLEQLEAAYESLRDKLADELLAKLKKVSPAFFEKVVVELLVKMGYGGSRADAGKAIGKSGDGGIDGIIKEDKLGLDVVYIQAKRWDSNPVGRPDVMQFVGALQAQRANKGIFITTSRFTEDASSYVSQIGSKIVLIDGEQLTNLMIEHDVGVSTVSLYPVKKIDSDYFEESI; this is encoded by the coding sequence ATGGCCGTTCCCGATTATCAGAGCTTGATGTTGCCACTTCTCCAGTTTGCAGCACGTAAAGAAACCGAAATATCAACCAGCGAAGCTGTTGAAGTTCTGGCAAAGGAACTGGGCCTCACAGAGGACGATCTCAGGGAGATGCTGCCGAGCGGTGTACAGCCAACCTTTGTCAATCGCGTCGGCTGGGCTGCAACTTATATGAAAAAGGCAGGGCTGCTGGAAACAACGCGCAGAGGATTCTACCAAATTACTGACCGCGGAAGAGATCTTCTTGAAAAACAGCCCAAAACCATCAATGTAGAGTTACTCAGGCAATATCCTGAATTCCGAGAATTTGAGGGGCCCAAAGACACAAGAAGCAGCAACAAGGCAAGCAAACAAAAAGCTTTATCAGAGACTTCGGCAGCGACACCATTAGAACAGTTAGAAGCTGCATATGAAAGTCTCCGTGACAAACTGGCTGATGAACTGCTTGCCAAGCTAAAGAAAGTATCGCCCGCCTTCTTCGAAAAGGTTGTTGTGGAGCTGCTGGTTAAAATGGGCTACGGAGGCTCACGGGCAGATGCAGGCAAAGCAATTGGCAAGAGTGGCGATGGTGGAATTGATGGGATCATCAAAGAGGACAAACTCGGTCTTGATGTTGTGTATATTCAGGCAAAGCGTTGGGATAGCAATCCGGTAGGTCGTCCTGATGTCATGCAGTTTGTGGGTGCTTTACAGGCTCAAAGAGCAAACAAGGGTATTTTTATCACTACCTCCAGGTTTACTGAAGACGCTAGCAGCTACGTTTCGCAGATCGGCAGTAAGATTGTTTTGATTGACGGCGAACAACTAACAAATCTAATGATTGAGCACGACGTTGGCGTATCTACAGTTTCATTGTATCCGGTAAAGAAGATTGATAGTGATTATTTTGAAGAGAGCATCTAA
- a CDS encoding isopenicillin N synthase family dioxygenase, with protein MATTPQRQTLPVVDFAAFQKGTAGEREQFVRQVGEALQQIGFFALVNHGLSPELIREAYEAAEAVFLLPEPTKRAYEDPALLGQRGYTPFGKEHAKDHPYPDMKEFWHIGREGDPHLPANIWPREVPQFRRVMVELFAQLETCAQGLLQAVSLYLGELAEYLPKAVEGGANLLRVIHYPPIPAEAPPQSLRAAAHEDINLITLLCEATAPGLELLQRDGSWLPISALPGQIIVDAGDMLQNLTNGLLRSTTHRVTNPDNPQECRFSIPFFVHPRPEVDLTPLPTCVARTGGIPRFPSLTGGEYLAQRLREIGLAEAGSPPQH; from the coding sequence ATGGCAACCACTCCCCAACGCCAGACTCTGCCGGTTGTCGATTTTGCCGCCTTTCAGAAAGGAACGGCAGGTGAGCGGGAGCAGTTTGTCCGCCAGGTGGGGGAAGCCCTGCAACAGATTGGCTTTTTTGCCTTGGTTAACCATGGCCTATCGCCGGAATTGATCCGGGAAGCCTATGAAGCCGCAGAAGCCGTTTTTCTTTTGCCAGAGCCAACCAAGAGAGCCTATGAGGATCCGGCGCTGCTGGGGCAACGAGGGTACACCCCCTTTGGCAAAGAACACGCTAAAGATCATCCCTATCCTGACATGAAAGAGTTTTGGCACATCGGGCGCGAAGGGGATCCCCACCTTCCTGCCAACATCTGGCCTCGGGAGGTGCCCCAATTTCGCAGGGTGATGGTAGAGCTGTTCGCCCAACTGGAAACCTGTGCCCAGGGCCTGTTGCAGGCGGTCTCTCTGTATCTGGGGGAGCTTGCCGAATACTTGCCCAAAGCGGTGGAAGGAGGAGCCAATCTCTTGCGGGTGATTCATTATCCGCCGATCCCTGCTGAAGCCCCTCCCCAGAGTTTACGAGCTGCAGCCCATGAAGACATCAACTTGATTACGCTCTTGTGTGAAGCCACCGCACCAGGTCTAGAGCTTCTGCAACGAGATGGATCTTGGCTGCCCATTTCGGCCCTCCCTGGTCAGATCATTGTCGATGCTGGGGATATGCTGCAAAACCTCACCAATGGCCTGTTGCGCAGCACCACCCATCGGGTGACCAACCCCGACAACCCTCAAGAATGCCGCTTTTCCATTCCCTTCTTTGTGCATCCGCGGCCAGAGGTGGATCTCACGCCCTTGCCGACTTGTGTGGCCCGCACCGGCGGGATCCCTCGGTTCCCTTCCCTGACTGGCGGAGAATACTTGGCCCAGCGGTTGAGGGAAATTGGCCTGGCCGAGGCAGGATCCCCGCCCCAGCATTGA
- a CDS encoding AAA family ATPase gives MTAASSLREKLERISPTERVERVVVQHFASPLLQALGFDDLEIRYEFETGCGQVDLAARKNEDPEDTFFNSQRNPYLLLEAKSRVVNLKEGSYYRDAVCQIESYLLGENCKSAKWGIITNANNIQIWRKHGKVVHPATANFSINPDNIESIVRNLRDKIENYERALTVCVYNNKGGVGKTTTVINLAAALKTKGKKVLVVDFDSQGDLTRSLGATPGKITLTQCLKDPKIDIHAIVQTYRLKYRLKGKQTTLPIFDIIPRDPELETLTDSQSLAYIQKGTRRLRDLIAPLRNEYDYILIDCPTQWLYFSQSGVFAADVILIPTRPDDLSSLNNAARVITSFVPETAKSRQDGGPRTLPIFFNGVSSGSEYTIQLANEEIGKLIDQEKSVDLRPYFWPHFKKGNENKSIFRIPDYAVISSASFDRTPAVFRDRRVLEYYQSLAREYFIDE, from the coding sequence ATGACTGCGGCTAGCTCTCTCCGAGAGAAGCTTGAGAGGATATCTCCCACCGAGAGGGTAGAGCGAGTTGTTGTCCAACACTTTGCTTCTCCTCTCCTGCAGGCGCTTGGCTTTGACGACTTGGAAATTAGATATGAATTCGAGACAGGTTGTGGCCAGGTCGACCTCGCCGCAAGAAAGAACGAAGATCCTGAAGATACTTTCTTTAACTCCCAAAGGAACCCCTACTTGCTTTTGGAGGCAAAATCCAGAGTAGTCAACCTCAAAGAAGGATCTTACTATAGGGATGCAGTTTGTCAAATAGAAAGCTACCTGCTCGGCGAGAACTGCAAATCTGCAAAATGGGGAATTATCACCAATGCAAACAACATCCAGATCTGGAGGAAGCATGGAAAAGTCGTCCACCCTGCTACAGCAAACTTCTCCATTAATCCAGATAACATTGAGAGCATAGTGCGTAACTTGCGAGACAAGATAGAAAACTATGAACGCGCTCTGACTGTATGCGTGTATAACAATAAAGGGGGCGTAGGCAAAACAACGACGGTCATTAACCTTGCAGCAGCACTAAAAACCAAGGGAAAAAAGGTCTTAGTTGTTGACTTTGATTCTCAGGGTGATCTGACAAGAAGTTTGGGAGCCACTCCTGGAAAAATTACACTGACGCAATGTTTAAAGGATCCCAAAATAGACATCCATGCCATTGTCCAAACATATAGACTCAAATATAGACTCAAAGGCAAGCAGACTACCCTTCCCATCTTCGACATTATCCCAAGAGACCCTGAGCTGGAGACGTTGACCGACAGCCAGTCGCTAGCATATATCCAAAAGGGAACCCGACGCCTTCGAGATCTGATTGCCCCTCTTCGCAATGAGTATGATTACATCCTAATCGACTGCCCAACTCAATGGCTTTACTTCAGCCAAAGTGGTGTTTTTGCTGCCGATGTTATTTTGATACCTACCCGCCCCGACGATCTGTCTTCCCTGAATAATGCTGCTAGAGTAATCACCAGCTTTGTTCCAGAAACTGCTAAGTCACGACAGGATGGCGGCCCCAGGACTTTGCCTATCTTTTTCAACGGCGTTTCTTCGGGAAGTGAATACACTATTCAACTAGCTAACGAAGAGATAGGTAAGCTTATCGACCAGGAGAAAAGTGTAGATCTACGTCCATATTTCTGGCCGCATTTTAAGAAAGGTAATGAAAACAAAAGCATTTTTAGGATACCTGACTATGCAGTGATATCCTCTGCAAGCTTTGATCGAACTCCTGCCGTCTTTAGGGACAGGAGAGTTTTAGAATACTACCAGAGTCTTGCCCGTGAGTACTTTATCGATGAGTGA
- a CDS encoding cysteine hydrolase family protein yields the protein MFRIPALPYEYEVPSLSQLALVIIDMQRDFLEPGGFGEMLGNDVTQLGSIVPTLKGLLDFFRQKGLTVIHTLEGHQPDLSDCPPSKRKRGKGSLTIGDEGPMGRILIRGEPGNTIIPELAPLAGEIVIPKPGKGAFYATELQAILQKRGITHLLFTGVTTEVCVQTTMREANDRGYECLLVEDCTASYFPEFKQATLEMIRAQGGIVGWTSSAQNIQKALSGLQ from the coding sequence ATGTTTCGGATCCCGGCCTTGCCCTACGAGTATGAAGTTCCCAGCCTGTCTCAGTTGGCCCTGGTGATCATCGATATGCAGCGAGATTTCCTGGAACCAGGCGGCTTTGGGGAGATGCTGGGCAACGATGTCACCCAACTGGGATCCATTGTGCCCACCCTGAAGGGGCTGCTGGACTTTTTTCGTCAAAAGGGCTTAACCGTCATTCATACCCTGGAGGGTCACCAGCCAGATCTCTCCGATTGCCCGCCCAGCAAGCGCAAACGCGGCAAGGGATCCCTGACCATTGGGGACGAAGGCCCTATGGGGCGGATTTTGATTCGGGGAGAGCCGGGCAACACCATCATCCCTGAGCTTGCTCCGCTTGCGGGAGAGATCGTCATTCCCAAACCCGGCAAGGGGGCTTTCTACGCCACCGAGCTGCAAGCAATCTTGCAAAAGCGCGGCATCACCCACCTGCTGTTCACCGGGGTAACCACAGAAGTCTGCGTGCAAACCACAATGCGCGAGGCCAATGACCGCGGCTATGAGTGCCTGCTGGTGGAAGATTGCACCGCCAGCTACTTCCCAGAGTTCAAGCAAGCCACCCTGGAGATGATCCGGGCGCAAGGGGGCATCGTCGGCTGGACGAGTTCTGCTCAGAACATCCAAAAAGCGTTATCGGGTTTACAGTGA
- a CDS encoding DUF29 domain-containing protein, producing the protein MALYNCDFYAWTQEQAALLRSGQWDRLDIPNLVEEIEALGRQERRELVNRLGILVGHLLKWQFQPQQRSKSWTATIIEQRQEIQELIADNPSLKSYLVEAIEKAYQKGILLVAKETPLSLDDLPAQCPYTLDQVMDPDFYPEQENSQ; encoded by the coding sequence ATGGCGCTTTACAACTGCGACTTTTATGCCTGGACACAAGAACAAGCCGCGCTGCTGAGATCGGGGCAATGGGATCGATTGGATATTCCCAACTTGGTGGAGGAGATTGAGGCTTTGGGCAGGCAAGAACGCCGCGAATTGGTGAATCGGCTAGGGATCCTGGTGGGCCATCTGCTAAAGTGGCAGTTTCAGCCTCAACAACGAAGCAAAAGTTGGACAGCCACAATCATCGAACAGCGGCAAGAAATCCAGGAGTTAATTGCGGATAATCCCAGCCTTAAATCTTATCTGGTTGAAGCAATAGAAAAAGCTTATCAAAAGGGCATACTGCTGGTGGCTAAAGAAACGCCTCTATCTCTGGACGATCTGCCTGCCCAGTGCCCCTACACATTGGATCAGGTGATGGATCCCGACTTTTACCCCGAACAGGAGAATTCCCAGTGA
- a CDS encoding cytochrome b6f subunit PetP, whose translation MAIKVGNKVKVRSVQDRGQENLSALVGKEAVVLARRVVDGSGVGYILEFPDRSRHWFFESELEVL comes from the coding sequence ATGGCGATCAAGGTTGGAAATAAGGTCAAAGTTCGCTCTGTCCAGGATCGCGGACAAGAAAACCTCAGCGCTCTGGTGGGCAAAGAGGCTGTGGTGCTGGCACGGCGTGTGGTCGATGGCAGCGGTGTCGGCTACATTCTGGAGTTTCCCGATCGCTCTCGACATTGGTTTTTCGAGAGTGAACTGGAGGTGCTCTAA